One Lebetimonas natsushimae DNA segment encodes these proteins:
- the cysS gene encoding cysteine--tRNA ligase, whose product MKIYDSHLKEKVEFKPVKNKEVRIYVCGPTVYDDAHLGHARSSISFDLLRRTLIALGYKVTFVKNFTDIDDKIINKMNATGKSLKEITDHYINSYLKDMEALNIKRADIEPKATETLEEMFELINKLIENGCTYTLPNGDIYFDTSKDPEYCTLSNKCQDDENVHRVDTEGKKNPRDFALWKACKGEGDVCFDSPFGSGRPGWHLECSAMIKKHIAYPDTEYQIDIHGGGADLFFPHHENEEAQTWCAYKQHLAKHWMHNGFVTINGEKMSKSLGNSFFVKDALKHYPGEVLRFYLMGTHYRAPLNFSEEDLIASKKRLDKLYRLKKRVYGITKKQPDIDFEKKLLEAMSDDLNISKALAVVDEFVKDANEGLDKNPKDKVLKQKIASNIEFIDKLLGVGGSDAYEYFQSGIDEKTKQKINELIEKRNEAKKEKNYELADKIREELKKMGIQIQDTPNGTVWEKI is encoded by the coding sequence ATGAAAATATATGATTCACATTTAAAAGAAAAAGTCGAATTTAAACCAGTTAAAAATAAGGAAGTCAGAATTTATGTATGCGGTCCTACTGTTTATGATGATGCACATTTGGGCCATGCCAGAAGTTCTATCAGCTTTGATTTACTAAGAAGGACGCTTATTGCTCTTGGATATAAAGTAACTTTTGTTAAAAATTTTACAGATATAGATGATAAAATTATCAACAAAATGAATGCTACCGGAAAAAGTTTAAAAGAAATTACAGACCATTATATAAATTCTTATCTCAAAGATATGGAAGCGCTTAATATAAAAAGGGCCGATATAGAACCAAAAGCTACTGAAACTCTTGAAGAAATGTTTGAACTAATAAATAAACTTATTGAAAACGGATGCACCTATACCTTGCCAAACGGAGATATTTACTTTGACACTTCAAAAGATCCAGAGTACTGCACTCTTTCAAATAAATGCCAAGACGATGAGAATGTTCACAGGGTTGATACTGAAGGTAAAAAAAATCCAAGGGATTTTGCCTTGTGGAAAGCTTGCAAAGGCGAAGGTGATGTATGTTTTGATTCGCCTTTCGGAAGCGGAAGACCCGGCTGGCATTTGGAATGCTCAGCTATGATCAAAAAACATATAGCCTACCCTGATACTGAATATCAGATAGATATACACGGAGGCGGGGCAGATCTGTTTTTTCCACATCATGAAAACGAAGAGGCTCAAACTTGGTGTGCATATAAACAACACCTGGCAAAACACTGGATGCACAACGGATTTGTAACAATAAACGGTGAAAAAATGAGTAAATCTTTAGGAAACAGTTTTTTTGTAAAAGATGCCTTAAAACATTATCCCGGAGAAGTTTTAAGATTTTATTTAATGGGTACACATTATAGGGCTCCGCTTAATTTCAGTGAAGAAGATTTAATTGCAAGTAAAAAAAGGCTTGATAAATTATACAGACTAAAAAAAAGAGTTTATGGAATTACCAAAAAACAGCCCGACATTGATTTTGAAAAAAAACTGCTTGAAGCTATGAGCGATGATTTAAATATTTCAAAAGCATTAGCAGTTGTAGACGAATTTGTAAAAGACGCAAATGAAGGACTTGATAAAAATCCTAAAGACAAAGTCTTAAAACAAAAAATAGCAAGCAATATTGAATTTATTGACAAACTTCTTGGAGTCGGCGGAAGTGATGCTTATGAATATTTCCAAAGCGGAATCGATGAAAAAACTAAACAAAAAATAAATGAATTAATAGAAAAAAGAAATGAAGCAAAAAAAGAAAAAAATTATGAATTAGCGGATAAAATAAGGGAAGAGTTAAAGAAAATGGGAATTCAGATTCAAGACACCCCAAACGGTACAGTATGGGAAAAAATTTAA